CCCCAGAAATCGCCCTGCGGCCGATTGTTGCGACAGCCGCCCGAGCGAATCCTGAGTGGCGTGATCCGCAACAGACAGGAGACGCCCATGCTCGCGCTCGCCCGCTGGACCCTCAGGCACAAACGACTCGTCACCGGCTTCTGGGTGGCAGTCACGATCGCCGCGTTTGCAGCGATCGGCCCGGCCGGGAAGTCCCTCTCGCAGCAGTTCAGTGTTCCTGGCCGCGAGGGCTTCGAAGCAAATCAGCAGATCGCCACGATCTACGGCAGCGGAGGCGACGTTGCTCCGCTTGTCCCCGTTGTGCAGCTGCCGAAGGGCACGACGGTTGACTCCCCTGGCGTCAGAAGCGAACTCGCAGCTGCGCTCGCACACGTGAGCAACGCACTTCCGAAGGCGCGGATCGCGTCCTACGCCTCGACCGGCGACCGGTCGTTCGTCTCGGCCGACGGCCGCACGACGTTCGCGCTCGTCGACATCCCCGCTCGCGGTGGCGTCGACCAGGGACAGCCGGAAGCACGGCTCGCACAGAAGGCACTGGCCGGTGTCACCGTCCGAGGGGCGAGCGTGCGGGTCACCGGGCTCGACGCACTCCGCGCAACCGGAAACGACACAGGCGGCACCGGAACAGGCGTGTTGATCGGGACGCTCCTGGCGGCACTCGGCGCGCTCCTCGTGCTCGCCTTCGTGTTCCGCTCGTTCACCGCGGTCATCCCGCTGCTGATGGCGGTCGTCGCCATCCCGACGACCTTTCTCCTGATCTGGCCGCTCGCGACCGTTACGAGCGTTTCGGTGATCGTGCAGTTCCTGGTGGCACTGATCGGCCTAGGGATCGCGATCGACTACGCACTCCTGATTGTCGTCCGCTGGAGGGAAGAACGGCAGCAGCCGGGTATCACGAACGACCAAGCCGTCCTGAATGCGATGCAGCACGCAGGCTCCGCTGTGGTCTTCAGCGGGACCACCGTTGGCATCTCACTCCTGGCGTTGCTCGCGGTGCCGATTCCCGCCCTGCGCAGCATCGGGATCGCCGGCTT
This genomic stretch from Candidatus Eremiobacteraceae bacterium harbors:
- a CDS encoding MMPL family transporter; amino-acid sequence: MIRNRQETPMLALARWTLRHKRLVTGFWVAVTIAAFAAIGPAGKSLSQQFSVPGREGFEANQQIATIYGSGGDVAPLVPVVQLPKGTTVDSPGVRSELAAALAHVSNALPKARIASYASTGDRSFVSADGRTTFALVDIPARGGVDQGQPEARLAQKALAGVTVRGASVRVTGLDALRATGNDTGGTGTGVLIGTLLAALGALLVLAFVFRSFTAVIPLLMAVVAIPTTFLLIWPLATVTSVSVIVQFLVALIGLGIAIDYALLIVVRWREERQQPGITNDQAVLNAMQHAGSAVVFSGTTVGISLLALLAVPIPALRSIGIAGLLIALVSVAVGVTLLPVVLATVGPKVDWPRNQRDARPSRAWSSWARLVVRHRWLAAAVSLSVLGALVVAASTIQFGNPRASSLAQQGQARIALDNLNDSGIGSGPLSPFDALVKTGDAASISKTFATVEGVRAAVAPPDWRRDGTALVT